A genome region from Gopherus flavomarginatus isolate rGopFla2 chromosome 9, rGopFla2.mat.asm, whole genome shotgun sequence includes the following:
- the LOC127058417 gene encoding LOW QUALITY PROTEIN: zona pellucida sperm-binding protein 3-like (The sequence of the model RefSeq protein was modified relative to this genomic sequence to represent the inferred CDS: substituted 1 base at 1 genomic stop codon), protein MVITGHRDLFGMGRLIKAAELSLSPADCRYTSLNAVENTVIFVAGLHKCGSTLQMTPDSPIYSTSLNYNPTLASNPVILRTNQAVIPIECHYPRXDNVSSKAIKPMWVPFSSILSAERRLGFSLCLMNDDWSAERPSNGFQLGEVMHIQADVSTGNHVALRLFVDSCVATLTPNRDSSLHYAVIDFNGCLVDGKSDDTTSAFILPRQDTLQFMVDVFRFAGDAWNLIYITCHLKVTAAEQAPDSLNKACSFNKAGNM, encoded by the exons ATGGTGATCACTGGGCACAGGGATCTGTTTGGGATGGGGAGACTGATCAAAGCTGCTGAGCTGAGCCTTAGCCCAGCTGACTGCCGGTACACATCCCTTAATGCGGTGGAGAACACAGTGATCTTTGTAGCTGGGCTCCATAAATGTGGCAGCACCTTGCAG ATGACCCCAGACTCCCCGATTTACAGCACAAGCCTGAACTATAACCCCACCCTTGCCAGCAACCCAGTGATCCTGAGAACCAATCAAGCTGTGATTCCTATTGAGTGTCACTATCCCAGATGA GACAATGTGAGCAGTAAAGCCATCAAGCCAATGTGGGTTCCCTTCAGCTCCATCCTGTCTGCAGAGAGGAGGCTGGGTTTCTCCCTGTGCCTGATGAATG ATGACTGGAGTGCTGAGAGACCCTCCAATGGATTCCAGCTGGGGGAGGTCATGCATATCCAAGCTGATGTCAGTACTGGGAACCATGTGGCTCTGAGGCTCTTTGTGGACAGCTGTGTGGCCACCCTGACCCCAAACAGGGACTCCTCTCTCCACTATGctgtcattgactttaatgg ATGCCTGGTGGATGGGAAGTCAGATGACACCACCTCAGCCTTCATATTGCCCAGGCAGGACACACTGCAGTTCATGGTGGATGTGTTCAGGTTTGCAGGAGATGCCTGGAACCTG ATCTACATCACCTGTCATCTGAAAGTCACTGCAGCTGAGCAAGCCCCAGATTCCTTGAACAAGGCTTGTTCCTTCAACAAAGCAGGCAACATGTGA